ATGAGTTAAAATCCTGGTAAATTAGTCAAAATCTTAATAAATCATATTTAAAATCATATTTTACAATGATTAATCTTTAGGTTCATCCATAATCTTGAACCGTTAACTTTAGGAAGGGATGGGATTGTTAGAATCTACAGTAAACTTTTTAAAAGAAAAACGATGGGCTTTTGCTTCTATACTCATAGGCACAGCTGCTGGATTTTTGTCAGCGGTAATCTGTGTTGTGGGAAATTTAGTAATTTTTGGGTTTAACATAATGTTCATTGTGTCTCCACTCATAGCCGGTTTCGTGGAAACCTACCTTGCAAGACGTATGTACGGTAAAAGCACAGGAGCAATCAGTGCGCTTTTAATATTTATAATTATCAATGCTTATGCTTGGCTTTTCCCCCAAGATCCAATTGTACTCAATTTCTTTACATTAGGTGGTCTTGCGTTGATGGTACAGGCTGCATTTCCCATACTCATAAATTATCTGCTTTTCGTTGTATTTTTGGGAGTGTTGACATATGCCATAGGTTATCTGGGGAATTTACTCTCAAAAGCCACGAGTAAGGTCCGGAGAAAACCTCCTGCACCGGAGGATATAGGCGATGAAAACCTTGAAAACCCCGTTGACTCTTTAAAAACTCCAAATTTAAACTTTTTGGATGATCTGGATGTTCCTATTGTATCAATTCCCCACATGGATGGTGGTAATATTACCAAACACATAGGTATAGTGACTGGGGAAGCGATGGTTAAGGATAACTCGGAAGGCCTTTCCAAGATATCTAAAAAAGCTCAATTAGATGGAATGAGTTTGGATGAAGCTAGAGAAGCAGCCATACGTAGAATGCTTGATAATGCATATGAAATGGGGGCCAATACTGTGATTGAAGTTTTGATAGATTACAATTCAATTGGAGGATTGAAGGGAAGTGCACTTATAGTTACAGCCACCGGGACTGCAGTAATATATAAATAGCTTAAATGTGAACTGATTGCCATGGATTGCCATGGATTGCCATGGATTGCCATGGATTGCCATGGATTGCCATGGATTGCCATGGATTGCCATGGATTGCCATGGATTGCCATGGATTGCCATGGATTGCCATGGATTGCCATGGATTGCCATGGATTGCC
This is a stretch of genomic DNA from Methanobacterium formicicum DSM 3637. It encodes these proteins:
- a CDS encoding heavy metal-binding domain-containing protein, which translates into the protein MGLLESTVNFLKEKRWAFASILIGTAAGFLSAVICVVGNLVIFGFNIMFIVSPLIAGFVETYLARRMYGKSTGAISALLIFIIINAYAWLFPQDPIVLNFFTLGGLALMVQAAFPILINYLLFVVFLGVLTYAIGYLGNLLSKATSKVRRKPPAPEDIGDENLENPVDSLKTPNLNFLDDLDVPIVSIPHMDGGNITKHIGIVTGEAMVKDNSEGLSKISKKAQLDGMSLDEAREAAIRRMLDNAYEMGANTVIEVLIDYNSIGGLKGSALIVTATGTAVIYK